The genomic DNA ACGAGGTCGATGGCATCCGGGAGATTCGCATTCGGCTGCTCTCGCAGATCGGTCAGCCCATCGACAAGCCCCACGTTGCCGACGCGAACCTCGTCACCGAGGATGGCATCGAAATCGCCGACATCGAAGACGAGGTCGAGGCCATCATCGACGCCGAACTGGAAAACGTCACGTCGATAACCGAGCGGGTAATCGACGGCGAGTTGACGACGTTCTGACGGGCTGCAAAGCAGAACCGTCTGCGCCGTCGCTGCCACCGATATCGACATCGCTCCGAAACCGATTTTTTCCGTCACCCGAAGGTGACGCACATGGCGCGTGTCTGTCTCGTGGGGGCCGACGACGTAGAGCTTCGGTACGAACTGCTGAGCCGTGAGACGGCCCGCGAGGCGCTCGCGACCTACAATCTCACTGAGCCGTACGAGAACACTGTCGCCGCCGAAACAGTCTCGCTCGGCAGCGCAGTCGCTCTATTGAACGACCTCAACTGGTATCTCGTCCGGTTTGCCGAGTCCGCTCTCGTATTGGAGCCGTCGGTCAGCGACACGGAGTGGCTCTCACGGACCGTAGCAGCAGGCATTCGCGATGACGACATCTCGCCGGCGGAGACGGGACAGTTGCTCAAACTATATGCCGTCGTCGATGGCACGCTCTATGACCCAATATATGTCACGCGGGACGCGATGGACGGTGACCCACCGACTCACGAACGGGAAGCTGAGGACGCTGGCGGAACTGTCGTCGTCCGGGTCGCTGAATCGGAGTTTGAGGGGTGAACTGCCCGGCTACTCTCGGCGGCGAGCGGTGCGTTGCCGGCAAGTAGGGCGCAAAAGGGTCGGCTACAGTTCGACGCCGCTCGGAATAAGGCTCTCCTCGCGCAACAGATTCCCGTCAGCATCGTAGACGAGCAGCGTTGATGCCTTGTGGGCATCGAGCTGTGTGCCGTCTTCGTCCTCAATGACAATGCGGAAGTGGCCGTCCTCGGGGTCGTCGGCGTCGCGGGCGCTCTCGACGAGCTCTGAGACGAGCCCGGCGTCGGCGTTGACTTCAAGGACGTACTCGCCAGTAACGCGGTCCGCGACGGCGAGGACGCCGCTTGGGTCGTCGATATCGATCGGCTCCTGTAGCCGGTAGGCGAC from Natronomonas pharaonis DSM 2160 includes the following:
- a CDS encoding DUF5804 family protein; the protein is MARVCLVGADDVELRYELLSRETAREALATYNLTEPYENTVAAETVSLGSAVALLNDLNWYLVRFAESALVLEPSVSDTEWLSRTVAAGIRDDDISPAETGQLLKLYAVVDGTLYDPIYVTRDAMDGDPPTHEREAEDAGGTVVVRVAESEFEG
- a CDS encoding DUF5793 family protein, which codes for MRRDYFTLSKQGTEADDPATPTLVVGYEGPTEELAERLHDDGTPLEEDGLDVAYRLQEPIDIDDPSGVLAVADRVTGEYVLEVNADAGLVSELVESARDADDPEDGHFRIVIEDEDGTQLDAHKASTLLVYDADGNLLREESLIPSGVEL